Proteins encoded together in one Lysinibacillus sp. FSL K6-0232 window:
- a CDS encoding UDP-N-acetylmuramoyl-tripeptide--D-alanyl-D-alanine ligase, with protein MRKTLKQLAAWLNEDISAFGDTMVSGISIDTRTIQQGDLFVPFRGEHANGHRFVVQAFEKGAGAALWQKDEPNPPEGLPLLFVDDPERALQEMARAYRQEHKAKFIGITGSNGKTSTKDILAGTLAPFFKVQKTIGNFNNQLGLPITILQLDEDADIAVLEMGMSGFGEIEFLTKLACPHITVITNIGEAHMQDLGSRAGIAKAKFEIIQGMQPDGLLIYDGDEPLLQELVAQEPQLHAVAFGLEPSHPLYAENIYANARGSNFTTHGVIEGDFFISVLGKHQVKNTLVAMLIAHQLGLNNEQIRTSLEQVVLTDMRMQQVEGTNGALFINDAYNAAPTSVKAAIQFIATSTIRPEKWLVLGDMLELGPNEQDFHRALAEHIDEHEINYVCLFGPRMAYLYEALQECFDTEHLLYTENDYTVIIEKLQQANASSIVLLKGSRGMQLEKILTAFTA; from the coding sequence GTGAGAAAAACATTAAAACAATTAGCTGCATGGCTAAATGAGGATATATCAGCCTTTGGCGATACAATGGTATCGGGAATCTCCATTGATACAAGAACTATTCAGCAGGGAGACCTGTTTGTACCATTTCGTGGCGAGCATGCAAATGGACATCGCTTTGTTGTTCAGGCATTTGAGAAGGGAGCTGGTGCTGCTCTTTGGCAAAAAGATGAACCAAATCCACCAGAAGGCTTACCTTTATTGTTTGTAGATGATCCAGAACGAGCATTACAGGAAATGGCACGCGCCTATCGTCAGGAGCATAAAGCAAAATTTATTGGTATTACTGGTTCAAATGGTAAAACATCAACAAAAGATATTTTAGCAGGAACGCTTGCACCATTTTTTAAAGTGCAAAAAACGATTGGAAACTTTAATAATCAGCTAGGCTTGCCTATTACCATTTTACAGCTTGATGAGGATGCAGATATTGCAGTTCTTGAAATGGGAATGAGTGGGTTTGGCGAAATTGAGTTTTTAACAAAGCTTGCTTGTCCTCATATAACGGTTATTACCAATATCGGCGAGGCACATATGCAGGATTTAGGGTCACGTGCAGGTATTGCTAAGGCAAAATTTGAAATTATTCAAGGGATGCAGCCAGATGGTCTACTGATTTATGATGGAGATGAGCCATTGCTGCAGGAGCTAGTAGCGCAAGAGCCACAGCTTCATGCAGTAGCGTTTGGCTTAGAGCCAAGCCATCCGTTATATGCTGAAAATATTTATGCCAATGCGAGGGGAAGTAACTTTACAACGCATGGTGTTATAGAGGGTGACTTTTTTATCTCAGTGCTTGGTAAGCATCAAGTGAAAAATACGTTAGTGGCAATGCTAATTGCACATCAGCTCGGCTTAAATAATGAGCAAATTCGTACATCCCTAGAGCAGGTTGTATTAACAGATATGCGTATGCAGCAAGTGGAAGGAACAAATGGGGCACTATTTATTAATGATGCCTATAATGCTGCGCCGACCTCTGTTAAAGCGGCTATTCAATTTATAGCGACATCAACGATTCGACCAGAAAAATGGCTTGTATTAGGGGATATGCTAGAGCTGGGACCAAATGAACAAGACTTTCATAGAGCATTAGCAGAACATATTGATGAGCATGAAATTAACTATGTTTGCTTATTTGGCCCTCGTATGGCTTATTTGTATGAGGCATTACAAGAATGTTTTGATACAGAGCATTTATTGTATACAGAAAATGATTATACAGTGATTATTGAAAAGCTCCAGCAGGCTAATGCGTCATCTATCGTTTTATTAAAAGGTTCACGTGGTATGCAATTGGAAAAAATTTTAACAGCATTTACAGCATAA
- a CDS encoding D-alanine--D-alanine ligase, with translation MKKRIGLLYGGKSAEHEVSLLTARAVTGALNFEEYEVYPIFITLEGEWRRGERLEGPVSTIEELQFGDPTTILENNITDFLIDKHGNTVQFDVIFPLLHGTNGEDGTVQGLLEVLNLPYVGNGVLASSAGMDKVVMKQLFEIAGLPQVPYTYFIRSEWKSNQQAMIERCEKALSWPMFVKPANLGSSVGISKATNRDELVKAIELALQYDRKIVIEQGIVAREIELAVLGNDDPEVSVPGEIKSVTEFYDYDSKYKDGSTALIIPAELSAATISSLKELAQRAFKAIDGSGLVRADFFVTDDDRIYINEVNTMPGFTPVSMYPLLWQHTNVSYSALIDRLITLAIERYEEKQQLHYKKD, from the coding sequence ATGAAAAAAAGAATCGGTTTATTATACGGTGGAAAGTCAGCGGAGCATGAGGTGTCATTATTGACAGCACGTGCAGTCACTGGAGCTTTAAATTTTGAGGAATATGAAGTATATCCGATTTTCATTACACTTGAAGGGGAATGGCGACGTGGAGAGCGTTTAGAAGGACCTGTGAGTACAATTGAAGAATTACAATTTGGTGATCCTACAACAATTTTAGAAAATAATATTACTGATTTTTTAATTGATAAGCATGGTAATACAGTGCAGTTTGATGTAATTTTCCCGTTGTTACATGGTACTAATGGTGAGGACGGCACTGTACAGGGCTTGCTTGAGGTGTTGAATCTACCATATGTAGGAAATGGTGTGTTGGCATCTTCTGCTGGTATGGATAAAGTGGTGATGAAGCAATTATTTGAAATTGCTGGTTTACCACAAGTGCCCTATACGTACTTTATTCGTAGCGAGTGGAAGAGTAATCAACAAGCGATGATTGAGCGCTGTGAAAAAGCATTGAGCTGGCCGATGTTTGTCAAGCCTGCAAATCTAGGCTCAAGCGTTGGCATTAGTAAAGCGACTAATCGTGATGAGCTGGTAAAGGCGATAGAGCTAGCTTTACAATATGACCGAAAAATTGTTATTGAGCAAGGTATTGTGGCACGCGAAATAGAACTGGCGGTTTTAGGAAACGATGACCCTGAAGTTTCAGTGCCAGGTGAAATTAAGTCAGTTACAGAGTTTTATGATTATGATTCGAAATATAAAGACGGTTCGACAGCACTTATTATTCCAGCAGAGCTTTCAGCGGCAACTATATCAAGCCTAAAGGAATTAGCGCAGCGGGCATTCAAGGCGATTGATGGTAGTGGCTTAGTTCGTGCAGACTTTTTCGTGACAGATGATGATCGCATTTATATTAATGAAGTGAATACAATGCCAGGCTTTACACCTGTTAGTATGTACCCATTATTATGGCAGCATACAAATGTTAGTTATTCAGCGTTAATCGATCGTTTAATTACATTAGCTATTGAACGTTATGAAGAAAAGCAACAGCTTCACTATAAAAAAGACTGA